The region gaggtctgtgggaccaAACACCATGGCCCCAGTGGCCTAGTACCCCCACTGAACCTCCATCACCAAGCCagcgacacaggggctggaggtccggcatccccccctcccccaaagccctggtggcccagtgggctgcaaatcaagcccctcccccaacctggtggtctagcagttcTCTTCCCTGCTCCCATACCTGGCATGCACTCAGCAGGGCTTTACATCATGCATttggcagggctgggcgctgctggaagaggagggagataaagaggagggagtgttctatctccctcctccatcaaaggtatggggggggggggtcgctagaccaccaggctagGGGGGGGTCTTAATTTGCaggccactgggccaccaaggctttttttttggggggggggggggatactagtGTCAGGAGGGtatgggggactggaggtcccctgacctccagcccccatgtcattGGCtcagggtagggggggggggggtcagggttcCTGCAGGGGGACCTGTATTGGAGGCTCTGACCGCAACTagcgtgcaaatgcatgctgcACAGGTcttaccattcctccccaatggtctacaAACCCAAACACCAGCTCTAAGTTGGGGTAGGGTTTGACACTCTGCTCATTGGGgaagaatatgtttagcatgcatttgcatgctacttgcactaagagccctgttttgcattctagttgcattcagagcccatgcactcaggggctcttgaccatggggcagtagcaaacacaagacactaatagcctctagcacctacATTTGCTTCTGATTCACTCATCAGTCACGAAATTCACTGCCACAGCACCCAAAATACATAGTGCCCTACTCACCCCAACAGTTTATAATCATCCTGTTTTAGGGCAACACCCAAATCACTTGCTCTCAGAATTGTGCTCATACTCTCACCCATTTCCTGTTTTTGATTTGCCAGTTAAAACTTTTGAAATCGTTGCCTCTTGATTACTTCAATTAATTCAGTCTAGACTGCAATAGTTTTATAATAAGTATTAAATATATAAACACTACCTTATTTGCCAACCACACTCTTAAGaaagttaaaaacaaaagtgcctgcaaaaacaaaaatgtacaGATTCATTCAAGAACTGGCTCTTTACAAAACAGAgtgggtggctctgaaaagagcctttgggGTTTCTGGTTTCCGTCCTCTCAGCAGGAGAGCTTTACTTGCTCTTAGCCGCCTTGTGGCTCTCAGTTTTCTTAGGCAGTAGCACAGCCTGGATATTAGGCAGGACACCGCCCTGCGCAATGGTGACTCTCCCCAGCAATTTATTCAGCTCTTCGTCGTTACGGATAGCCAGCTGCAAGTGCCTAGGAATAATACGAGTCTTCTTGTTGTCACGCGCAGCATTACCAGCTAGCTCTAAAATCTCTGCAGTCAGATACTCTAGCACCGCAGCCAGATAGACTGGGGCACCGGCACCCACTCGCTCAGCGTAGTTACCCTTCCGCAGTAGCCGGTGCACACGGCCCACAGGGAACTGCAATCCTGCACGAGATGAGCGAGTCTTGGCTTTAGCCCGAGCTTTACCACCTTGCTTGCCGCGCCCAGACATTCTCTACAAACCGTTGCACTATGAACAAGTAAATAAACAAAGCGCTTACTAACCAGCACTTTTATACTTTTCCAAAGATTCTGTAAGTCATTTCTGATTGGCTAAAATTGTTAATCCGCCCTCTGTCAAGAATTAGCATAGGAGACTTACTCATGAACCAATCAGATATTAGATAGAAACTTTGATGACGTATACACTCGGATGTAACCAATGGCAAGTGAAGATGGGCTCCTACTTAATTTGCATGGAAAGCCTATAAATAGCGCTGCCTGGTTGTTAGATTGTTTGTTTCATTCTGTGTTTGTGAAACAGTACTTGTTGAAATGCCTGAGCCAGCTAAATCTGCTCCTGCGCCCAAGAAGGGTTCTAAAAAAGCTGTGAGTAAAACCCAGAAAAAGGACGGCAAGAAGCGCAAAAGAAGCAGGAAGGAGAGCTATGCTATCTATGTGTATAAAGTGCTGAAGCAGGTTCATCCCGACACCGGCATTTCCTCCAAAGCCATGAACATCATGAATTCCTTCGTGAATGACATCTTTGAGCGCATCGCTGGAGAAGCGTCCCGCCTGGCTCACTATAACAAGCGCTCTACCATCACTTCCAGGGAAATCCAGACTGCAGTACGCCTCTTGCTACCCGGTGAACTGGCTAAACACGCAGTGTCGGAGGGCACCAAGGCCGTCACCAAGTACACTAGTTCAAAGTAACAGTTGGCTTAGCCTAACGCTCCGCATACCGAacccaaaggctcttttcagagccgcCCATTTTCTCGCATGAAGAGCTTTAATTGTATGTTACACAAGGAAGTATACAATAGAACGAATTTCACTTTAAATATTTGGGGTGATTTTTGTAAGGGTTTTAAATATACATTTGATGTGTCTGAAATGGCGTTTTTTGTGTGTTATTTCCCAATTTTAAAAACTGATCTGGAATTAGGAAAAGTACAATGAAGGTCTGTTGCTGGGGTTCAAATCAGTATCGTGGGGATTTGGGTACTTAACGTGCTCGTtaaggtggagaggaaaatggtgatGGTGTGGAGTTGTAATACTAACCTGTGGGGTTAAACGTGCGTAGTTTGGGGTGAACAGCTGATTAAAGTGATCGCTTCCTTCATAGGTGCTTTTATTTTTCCTGGTCGCCAGAGGTGCAGCTCCTTGGAAAGAGAAAGGGGCGGGACCCAGGCGCCATGTGTTTGTGGAGTGCTGGGTTGTGACGTCACAGACAGTTACAAAAAGTGTCTTTAGCAGCTGCCATTTTAACTATAACTATCaagacaaaaaatataaaaatgtatacatTTCTTAAGTAACTTTGCTCCagcatatataatttattttaattgtaatATATGATTTCAAAGCACCTTTCTCAGGTCACTTGCACAGATAGCCAGGCTTGGTTTGGTCCACTACATATATAAAGTTGTAGTTCAGGTGGTTCTGCTGGTTTTCAATTATTTCCCAGAAAGCCTACCACAGTCCAcagattaaatttaaaatatttctctttATCAGAGAATTAGTTTTATCAGATCTGAGCATCCTTTCTCAGAAATAGAGATCCCAGCACATGAATTTGTATGTAATCCTGATCCCATGGGTAGGTGTTTTCAGTCCTCTCCATGAGGATCAATTGAATTAAAAATAGAATTATAGAGGGGATAATAGTCCCAATGCTTTCAGTACCCCACAATCTCctccaccattaaaaaaaaaaaaaaaaagtatagtaaGAGGAgtctatttaattttttttttaaatcaccttTTTATTGCTTTCCCCACAAAACAAAAGATGCATCACAATAATGTTAGCACAGAAATTGACAATCTTGTTGCCAGTACAGTATCTGATTTTCCTGCGAAGGAACAGTTTCCTTGCTCCTTATTTTTGGGTGAGGCACCCCaactcattgttttttttttctttctttacatcTCAACACTATTTCCTTTACAATGCTTAGGCTAAGTACCCTAATGCACATGTGCTCTGGaacctttgcaaaaaaaaaaaagaaaaacttttcatATTCAAAATATCACAAAAATTCTCAATACCTCCTTAATGTCCACTTAGGAGGCACAGGAGTGGTCCTTAACAGCTCAGTTTGGATatccaggaccccttttactaagtcgcataggtGTGTACAcgcatcagtttggagttactgcctggctacatTGTGggctgggcagtaatttcattttttttcaagcgccggaaaataatttttattttcctgcgtgcgGCAGAAACCAGgaggtaattgtcattctacgcacATAGACTATCacacggttaccgcatgagaccttactgctaagtcaatgtgtggtgctaaggtctcagacccaaaatggacatgcgccaatttttattttgccgtatgtccattttcggcaaaaattttaaggaggccttttttacaggtgcgctgaaaaatggatctgtacgtgcccaaaacacgtgcctacactaaagcagcccatttttcagctcaccttagtaaaaggaccccccagtcTTGGCCCCACATACCCCCTCAGTGATACTACTTTCTACACAAAATCCTCAGGTGTACCCAGACTGGGTCCCTCCAGAGTTCTTGCTGAAAATTTGATTGCATTCACAAATAGAAAAATTTCAAACTCTCTCCTCTGAGCTTCCAAACCTCCTTTCTGTTTTGTTAGGCCAAGCCAGCCTGAGACAACTATTCTCCTTGTTCAAGGGCTAACCAGCCCCCTGCTATGTCTCAGCAGCCCAGTGATGCCAAGAGTGCACTATCCCAAAGAATGAGATTTCTTTTGCAGACAGTAAATCTGAGGTATAAATCTAGAAAACGTTTGTATAATATTGCTTTGCAAATGGAAAAAGCTACATAACACAATGTTTACTTTGGTTTGGTCCCTTTATAGGACATAGAAAGAAGGGAatagaaggcaattttcaaaggaattacCCAGGTAAGGCTTCAGGCCGAAAACTCTATTCATTCAGTGACTGAAACTGTCATGTCAATACTGAGCTGGTGGCAGTCGTGTAACTACTAACCGCTGCCAGCTCATTTGgacagatattcagtaccaggacATATCCAGGCCAGCGGCAGTACTCGGAAGTTATGCAGGTAtggacaatattcagtgccacacCCATACAGCTAACTGAGCAAAGATaggaccagggccgtgccaatacggtaagcggggtaagcatggcaggggggcgccgtcctttggggggcgccgccgcaccatgcttacctcgccctcccgctcctgCAGCAAGaagttccctttcctttttttcttcttttaattttacctccgtccggcagtgcagcgtcagtgaaggaggtggtgctcccgacgtgtctactgtctagccttccccttcgctcatattccgccttcttctgatgtcatttccttgacgtcagaagaaggcggaacatgagcgaagcGAAGGCTAGACAGTAGATACGTCGGGAGTgcagcctccttcactgacgctgcgcctgcgctgccggattgaggtaaatttaaaagaaaaaaaaggaaagggatgttggaaggtgggggggagaagagggtgggcagttgggacatgggagcgggagggcaggggagagaggagcatgcgaaggcagggttcatggaagggagagaggggaattgctggatagggtcagggatgaatggagggtgcaagggacagatgggcatggattgatgggagggtagggctcagggagagaggggattgctggatagggatgaatggagggggcaggggacagaggggcatggatggatatggattgcagggcagggctcagggagagaggggaattgctggatagggtcagagatgaatggagggggcaggggacagatgggcatggatggatatggattgcagggcagggctcagggagagaggagaaattgctggacataaaggggagggaagagagatgaaggagatgaaatgagggaaaaggaagagaggagaaaaactgtacatggatgaagaaaataggcagaagctgaggaccagaaatgaagaagaaaggaggaaaggaaagaaataaatggaaaggaagccctggaaacggagttaagaggacggatagccgcagaatcagatacttggccagcatgatcagaaaaagaaagtcaccagacaacaaaggtagaaaaaaatcattttattatcattttagtgtttggaatatgtccactttgagaatttacatctgctatcttattttgcaatgtatagcaatttgtttctaagaatattgctgacaattcctgtcagtgtggcaagtggtaagcaatcattttcaccggggggggggggggggcgccaactgatagtctgcaggggggcaccagagacccttggcacggccctggatagGACTACTAATTAAGCAGTCCTACTTGCCCATTTAGCTATGTGGGTATCCACACTGGTGCCCACCAGTGGCATGCGGTCAGAGTTTCCATGGTATTCACAGAATCCCCCAGCACTGCCCCAACATGCAATTTTACCTTTGATCTAGTTGGTCCCTTCCTTTGTCAGCAACAGAGCAGCCAGCACGATTGGTGTAAAGGAGTAATCCCGCCTCACAGGGCCTTCAGTGGATACATTGAATCTCCAAAAGTTAAGGGGGCCCAGACCAGTCAGATGTGCTTAGGATTCAGGaggctaggattgccaactgtttggattttttcaggattctaaaaaTGTGTGAATTAGCTGTGTCAGAGTCAGAAGGATGGCTAAgtgtgtggatatttttcagagtttagcctACTTCAGCTCTccaattccccctccccttctagtGCAGGGAGCCAAACCAAGAAACACACACAGTTTGTGAGACTAAGGGGctcgtttttgaaagagaaaaatgtccaagaagTGTCATAAAGTAGCATttagatgaatttcttctcaaaacttccaaatcggtattttcaaacccTATTTTATGCAATTTGTCTGTAGTGCGTCTAAATAATAAGAGGTGTGTTGGGGGCAGGCTTagggcgtacctaacacttggatgttttacagccataatggaacaaaatgaaaaagtcTAGGGCtacaacttcaacattttggtttagacctgtttttagaacaaataaggcacaaaaagctgcccttactccctcagtggtcaatgaccccctcccaccccccaaagatgtgaataaaagcagtacataccagcctctatcacagcttcagatgttatagccagttgtattagagcagcaagcaggtccctggattagcatagtggtgggtgcagtgcactatagagaggagGACTCAtgctcatatcccactctacctatttcacttgtggtggaaagtgtgagccctctcacactcaccagaaacctactgtacccacatataggtggcccCTTCACagataagggctactgtagtcatgtacagttgggggcggtggattttggaaggctcagcagacaagataagggagcaactgtgagatgtgtacctgagagcttttatatgaagtccacagcagttccccctagggtgccccattgctctcctgggatgtctatgtggccagtctactgagaatgctggctcctcctacattccaatggcttgattttctgtttttcatttgaACTTTTTCTTCCCGAAAAAGATAAACGCACccagcacaaaaacatcttgcatgtgtccatttttggaagaaaaagaaagagatagacattttgctgtttctaaaatggctatatttcctattcagatttgggacatttagggctaaacatccaaagtcggacttagacgtcatgttgaaaatgcccctccacatgtcccttctcccccctccctccaagtttgtcAGTGGTCTCCTGCTAcgtcttcctgctgctgctgtgctactTCTTTAGGCTCATATAGCTCAGTGCCTCCACCATTTCTACCCCCTGTGGGATATAATGGGGGAATATTTTTGTGAGGAATAGAAACAGTGCTACTCTCTGTTCCCCTTCGGTTTAATCCCTGACCATAATCCCTCTCAATATCAGTGTTGCCAAAAGAAAGTAAGTTTTAAAAGGGAGATTTTCAATTCATGGTATATTCCGTTTCTAcaacttcctccccttttgccatCCTTGTAATGAAATGCCTTATTTACCCCAGTGACTGCAAGACTGGAACAATATAGCAGATACCAGCAGATACCCAAAACTGACCCAGCTCAATTAACAATATCATATAatcccacccagtgattcttgcGCTTGTTCAGTTGTGGAGAACGGCTGATAGATTCAAACCATGagcaaaaaaatctaaaaattatCTTTTCTTTGCTTGATCTCCTGCCACTTCATCCCtctcttcaccccttagtgctTCTTCCCTCCAACCTGCTCAGTTTATTTCCACTATCAGCCCCCTCCTCTTTGAATCCCACACAGTTCCTCTCCCTGTCCGCATGCCTTTGGCGGCagggaggcgtagcctagtggttagtgcagtggactttgatcctggggaactgagttcaattcccaccacagctccttgtgaccctgggcaagtcccttaaccctccattgcccctagaacaaaataagtacctgaatatatgtaaacaactttgaatgtagctgcaaaaacctcagaaaggcagtatatcaagtcccattttcctttcccctttctctttcttcagcCCTTCCCTCATCCATTTATCTTCGCCATGCCCCCCCCAACTTTCATTCACTCCAGCTCTGTTTTCCCTTTTACATTCCATATCTCTTCCCTCAGCATCACTTCATGCCTGTGTCCACTCTTTCCTTCCTCAttccttttttcagtgcctccctTCCCTTAGCACTTCTCCCCATCTCCATGGTAGACCAAAAGCAGGAATGGAAGCCTATCTTATGATACTGCAGCTCTTCTCTGCTATTAGCCTAGAGGATGTAGGGCCAGTATCTTAGGAGACACAACTTTCCATCCTGCGTTCCCCTATGGCACATTGGCTGGCTAGGGAATGTCTGACCAATGGTGTCTCCTAAGCAGCTACTGGTCCTGTCTCCTTTGTAGCTTATCAGCTGGCTAAGGATTTTCTGACCAATGGGATGCAAGGGGAGGTAGGAACAGTAGGTGAGAAGTCTAGAGAATGGCATGGGAATAGGGAgctgcagaaaaagaaaaaaatggcttttttactGCAGGTGCGGTTGCAAAACTTTTTACCATCCTGCGGCTACAGTAAAAAGCTTTGCTAtcatggtaaaaataaaaatctgaggTTACTACTCCCACGGGTCCAGCATCTCTGTGCCTGCctgcctttctccctccctccctcctgcagtAGATGTATCATGCAGACAGCGATCTCCACAGGCC is a window of Microcaecilia unicolor chromosome 11, aMicUni1.1, whole genome shotgun sequence DNA encoding:
- the LOC115480307 gene encoding histone H2A type 1-E-like; the encoded protein is MSGRGKQGGKARAKAKTRSSRAGLQFPVGRVHRLLRKGNYAERVGAGAPVYLAAVLEYLTAEILELAGNAARDNKKTRIIPRHLQLAIRNDEELNKLLGRVTIAQGGVLPNIQAVLLPKKTESHKAAKSK
- the LOC115480130 gene encoding histone H2B type 2-E, giving the protein MPEPAKSAPAPKKGSKKAVSKTQKKDGKKRKRSRKESYAIYVYKVLKQVHPDTGISSKAMNIMNSFVNDIFERIAGEASRLAHYNKRSTITSREIQTAVRLLLPGELAKHAVSEGTKAVTKYTSSK